The Verrucomicrobiia bacterium genome includes a window with the following:
- the aceB gene encoding malate synthase A, giving the protein MQTKLPHGLEVLTPAEGAHAEILTPGALHFFCELQRAFNPRRLELLEERKLRQKSLDAGQFPDFPAETKSVREGDWRVDAVPADLQNRRVEITGPVDRKMVINALNSGANCYMADFEDSHAPTWPGTLDGQINMRDAIRGTITYQNPEGKSYKLNEKVATILVRPRGWHLNEKHLRVDGHPASASLFDFALYFFHNAKYRHEHGSGIYFYLPKMESYLEARLWNDVFVLAQNLLGVPQGTVKATVLIETILATFQMEEILYELRHHSAGLNCGRWDYIFSYIKKFARNTDFIVPDRAQVTMTTPFMRAYALACIQACHKRGAFAMGGMSALIPIKNDPAANEKALAKVREDKRREATDGHDGTWVAHPGLVAIAKEEFDRVLGDKPNQMDRQRPDVSATPAQLIEVPKGPITEEGVRANIRVGIQYIEAWLGGLGCVPLYNLMEDAATAEISRTQVWQWIHNPKGILDDGRKVTLPLVRQFIQEELARIQTERGESRYKNGHFPAATKLFDDLIASETLEEFLTLKAYEQLN; this is encoded by the coding sequence ATGCAAACCAAACTGCCCCACGGCCTCGAAGTCCTCACGCCCGCCGAAGGCGCCCACGCCGAAATCCTCACGCCCGGCGCGCTTCATTTTTTCTGCGAACTCCAGCGCGCCTTTAACCCGCGCCGCCTCGAACTCCTTGAGGAACGCAAGCTCCGCCAAAAATCTCTCGATGCCGGCCAGTTTCCCGATTTTCCCGCCGAGACCAAATCCGTTCGCGAAGGCGATTGGCGCGTGGATGCCGTCCCCGCCGATCTGCAAAATCGCCGCGTTGAAATCACCGGCCCCGTTGACCGCAAGATGGTCATCAACGCCCTCAACTCCGGCGCGAACTGTTACATGGCCGACTTCGAGGATTCCCACGCGCCCACCTGGCCGGGCACGCTCGATGGCCAGATCAATATGCGCGACGCCATCCGTGGCACGATCACGTATCAAAATCCCGAAGGCAAAAGCTACAAGCTCAACGAAAAAGTCGCCACCATCCTCGTCCGCCCGCGCGGCTGGCATCTCAACGAAAAACACCTTCGCGTGGACGGTCATCCGGCATCCGCGAGCCTGTTCGATTTCGCGCTCTACTTTTTTCACAACGCCAAATACCGCCACGAGCACGGCTCCGGTATTTATTTTTATTTGCCGAAAATGGAATCGTATCTCGAAGCGCGCCTTTGGAACGACGTCTTCGTCCTCGCGCAAAATCTGCTCGGCGTGCCGCAGGGAACCGTCAAGGCCACCGTGCTCATCGAGACGATTCTCGCTACCTTCCAGATGGAGGAAATTCTTTACGAACTCCGCCATCACAGCGCCGGCCTCAACTGCGGTCGCTGGGATTATATTTTCAGCTACATCAAAAAATTCGCGCGCAACACCGATTTCATTGTGCCGGACCGCGCCCAGGTCACCATGACCACGCCCTTCATGCGCGCCTACGCGCTCGCGTGCATTCAGGCCTGCCACAAACGCGGCGCCTTCGCCATGGGCGGCATGTCCGCGCTGATCCCCATCAAGAACGACCCCGCCGCCAACGAAAAAGCCCTGGCCAAAGTTCGCGAAGATAAACGCCGCGAAGCCACCGACGGCCACGATGGCACCTGGGTCGCCCATCCCGGCTTGGTGGCGATTGCCAAAGAAGAATTCGACCGCGTCCTCGGCGACAAGCCCAACCAAATGGATCGCCAGCGCCCCGACGTTTCCGCGACGCCCGCGCAACTCATCGAAGTCCCCAAAGGCCCGATCACCGAGGAAGGCGTCCGCGCCAATATCCGCGTCGGCATCCAATACATCGAAGCGTGGCTCGGCGGCCTCGGTTGCGTGCCGCTCTATAATTTGATGGAAGACGCCGCCACCGCCGAGATTTCCCGCACCCAGGTCTGGCAATGGATTCATAATCCCAAAGGCATCCTCGACGACGGCCGCAAAGTCACGCTCCCGCTCGTGCGCCAATTCATCCAGGAAGAACTCGCGCGCATCCAAACCGAGCGCGGCGAATCCCGTTATAAAAACGGCCACTTCCCCGCCGCCACCAAACTTTTCGACGACCTTATCGCCAGCGAAACCCTCGAGGAATTTTTGACTCTGAAAGCTTACGAGCAGTTGAATTAA